One genomic window of Arthrobacter sp. KBS0703 includes the following:
- a CDS encoding carboxylesterase, with the protein MRIVPDHSPFSSPFSGEGPRVGVVLSHGFTGSPHGVRAWAVELAAAGFAVRMPLLPGHGTTWQELSRSRWTEWHETVDAAYRELDSECEYVFAAGLSMGGALALRIAATRPVAGAILVNPGLVIDDPRAPLAGILKLVLKSTPAIANDILKPGMDEGAYARTPVAAAHQLNRMFKDTLRLLPDVTAPVRVFRSTVDHVVSDSSMAALRRGLTHAPLQVSMLANSYHVATLDNDAEEIFSGSVDFIRSVVAESRQASNQSATASEKGTPDE; encoded by the coding sequence ATGCGCATAGTTCCGGACCACAGTCCGTTCAGTAGCCCGTTCTCCGGCGAGGGGCCCCGCGTCGGCGTGGTCCTGTCCCATGGATTCACCGGCAGCCCGCACGGGGTCCGGGCCTGGGCCGTGGAACTGGCCGCAGCCGGCTTCGCCGTGCGCATGCCGCTGCTCCCGGGCCACGGCACCACGTGGCAGGAGCTGTCGCGCAGCCGCTGGACCGAATGGCACGAAACCGTGGATGCCGCCTACCGTGAACTCGACTCCGAGTGTGAGTATGTCTTCGCCGCGGGCCTGTCCATGGGAGGCGCACTGGCGCTGCGCATCGCCGCGACGCGCCCGGTTGCCGGAGCCATCCTGGTCAACCCTGGCCTGGTCATTGACGACCCCCGCGCCCCGCTGGCCGGCATCCTCAAGCTCGTACTCAAGAGCACCCCCGCCATAGCCAACGACATCCTCAAGCCCGGCATGGATGAGGGCGCTTATGCCCGGACGCCGGTGGCGGCGGCACACCAGCTGAACAGGATGTTCAAAGACACGCTGCGGCTGCTTCCGGACGTCACTGCTCCGGTCCGGGTCTTCCGCTCCACCGTGGACCACGTTGTTTCCGACTCCAGCATGGCTGCGCTCCGGCGGGGACTGACGCACGCCCCGCTGCAGGTCAGCATGCTGGCGAACAGTTACCACGTGGCCACCCTTGACAACGACGCCGAGGAAATTTTCAGCGGCTCGGTGGACTTCATCCGCTCCGTGGTTGCGGAATCCCGCCAGGCTTCGAACCAGTCCGCGACCGCCAGCGAGAAGGGCACGCCCGATGAATAG
- a CDS encoding 1-acyl-sn-glycerol-3-phosphate acyltransferase, protein MFYWVMKRIFLGPVLRTLFRPWVKGLDNVPAEGAAIIASNHLSFSDSIFMPLMVQRPVIFLAKSEYFTGTGLRGRLTALFFRLTNQLPMDRSGGAASAASLEAGMDVLTGGGLLGIYPEGTRSPDGRLYRGKVGVARLALAAGVPVIPVAMIGTDKVQPIGKRLPNIRRIGMIFGEPLDFSRYQGMAEDRLIQRSVTDEIMYELMRLSGQEYVDEYAAVVKLQLAGKATAAPAVAGAGPAQTAAEPEPEPEPEAAGPAQGPDDAPAGSEDVPDGESGRDSGDGNDVGTSRSA, encoded by the coding sequence GTGTTCTATTGGGTCATGAAAAGGATCTTCCTGGGGCCGGTGCTCCGCACGCTCTTCCGGCCATGGGTCAAGGGACTGGACAACGTTCCGGCTGAAGGCGCGGCGATTATTGCCTCGAACCACCTGTCGTTTTCGGATTCCATCTTCATGCCGCTCATGGTGCAGCGGCCCGTCATCTTCCTGGCCAAATCGGAGTACTTCACCGGCACCGGCCTCAGGGGCCGGCTGACCGCCTTGTTTTTCCGGCTCACCAACCAGCTCCCCATGGACCGCTCCGGCGGTGCCGCCTCCGCCGCGTCATTGGAGGCCGGCATGGATGTGCTGACCGGCGGCGGACTGTTGGGCATCTACCCCGAGGGCACGCGCAGCCCGGACGGGCGGCTCTACCGCGGGAAGGTCGGGGTAGCCCGCCTTGCGCTAGCGGCCGGCGTTCCGGTCATTCCCGTGGCGATGATCGGAACCGACAAGGTCCAGCCGATCGGAAAACGGCTGCCCAATATCCGCCGGATCGGCATGATCTTCGGCGAACCGCTGGACTTCAGCCGCTATCAGGGCATGGCCGAAGACCGGCTGATCCAGCGGTCTGTGACCGACGAGATCATGTATGAGCTCATGCGGCTCTCCGGGCAGGAATACGTCGACGAATACGCCGCCGTCGTCAAGCTGCAGCTGGCCGGGAAGGCCACCGCCGCCCCGGCAGTCGCCGGCGCTGGCCCTGCCCAGACCGCAGCCGAGCCCGAACCCGAGCCCGAACCCGAGGCGGCGGGGCCCGCGCAGGGACCGGACGATGCGCCCGCAGGGTCTGAGGACGTACCGGATGGGGAATCCGGGCGGGACTCCGGCGACGGGAACGACGTCGGCACTTCCCGCTCTGCCTGA
- a CDS encoding aspartate aminotransferase family protein has product MKQRRLVMNLDELVFHPWAVQGPRDVPTLVGGSGSYVVDASGRRYLDFSSQLVFTNLGHQHPRIVAAIKDQADRLCTLAPGNASDVRGEAARLIVEVAPEGLGHVLFTTGGTEAIEHAVRMARLYTGRPKVLAAYRSYHGSTAASIHLTGDPRRWASDTGAAGAVHFFGPFLYRSAFGSGTPEEESERALAHLEQVILMEGPSTIAGLVLESVIGSSGVIVPPAGYLRGVRDLCDRHGIVYIADEVMVGFGRTGAWFGVDHAGLAPDLLAFAKGVNSGYVPLGGVLVGDAIYETFTKRPYPAGLTYSGHPLACAAAVGAINAMHEEGTVAAAARLGADILGPGLREIAKKHRTAGDVRGIGGLWTVELVRDRLTKEPLVPVGATGQANAPMAAFTKACLERGLLPLTMGNRVNVAPPLNVNDADAAAGLAILDEALAAADAFLS; this is encoded by the coding sequence CTGAAGCAACGGAGGTTGGTCATGAATCTCGACGAACTGGTCTTCCATCCCTGGGCCGTCCAGGGGCCGCGGGACGTGCCTACCTTGGTCGGGGGCTCCGGGAGCTACGTCGTCGACGCCAGCGGACGGCGCTACCTGGACTTCAGCTCGCAGCTGGTGTTCACCAACCTTGGTCACCAACATCCGCGCATCGTTGCTGCGATCAAGGACCAGGCTGACCGCCTGTGCACGCTCGCACCCGGCAATGCGTCCGATGTCCGGGGCGAAGCGGCGCGGCTGATTGTGGAAGTGGCGCCGGAGGGCCTTGGGCACGTGCTGTTCACCACCGGGGGAACGGAGGCCATCGAGCATGCGGTTCGGATGGCGCGCCTCTACACTGGACGGCCGAAGGTGCTCGCCGCCTACCGCTCCTACCACGGCTCGACGGCGGCCTCCATCCACCTCACCGGCGACCCTCGCCGCTGGGCCTCGGACACTGGCGCGGCGGGAGCCGTCCACTTCTTCGGACCTTTCCTGTACAGGTCGGCGTTCGGATCGGGGACCCCGGAAGAAGAGTCCGAGCGGGCGCTGGCCCATCTCGAGCAGGTGATCCTGATGGAAGGCCCGTCGACGATCGCCGGCCTGGTCCTGGAATCGGTGATCGGCAGCTCGGGCGTTATCGTGCCACCGGCCGGCTACCTGCGTGGGGTCCGCGACCTGTGCGACCGCCACGGGATCGTCTACATAGCCGACGAGGTGATGGTCGGCTTCGGCCGCACGGGAGCCTGGTTCGGCGTCGACCACGCTGGGCTGGCACCGGACCTGCTGGCGTTCGCGAAGGGCGTGAACTCCGGGTACGTGCCGCTCGGCGGCGTGCTGGTCGGCGACGCAATCTACGAGACGTTTACCAAGCGCCCCTACCCGGCGGGCCTGACGTACAGCGGCCACCCGCTCGCCTGCGCAGCAGCCGTCGGTGCCATCAACGCGATGCACGAGGAGGGCACCGTCGCGGCAGCTGCCCGTCTCGGCGCGGACATCCTCGGGCCAGGACTCCGGGAAATTGCCAAGAAGCACCGGACGGCCGGCGACGTTCGCGGCATCGGCGGCCTCTGGACCGTCGAACTGGTCCGCGACCGGCTGACCAAAGAGCCGCTCGTGCCGGTAGGAGCCACCGGCCAGGCGAATGCGCCGATGGCCGCCTTCACGAAGGCGTGCCTAGAGCGGGGCCTGTTGCCGCTGACCATGGGCAACCGCGTGAACGTCGCCCCTCCCCTCAACGTGAACGACGCCGACGCCGCCGCCGGCCTGGCGATCCTGGACGAGGCACTGGCGGCAGCCGACGCTTTCCTGAGCTAA
- a CDS encoding MinD/ParA family protein, whose amino-acid sequence MTQTNTPKPAPRPDRSPGSAVSAPDPGTDRMSPDHLSPDHLNADQTNSPPPDAATLAAAAAAESAAPALAVDEGAVDDDAIRADGMRADSVPAVPNFPPSGEISVVTVSDAQDRTSAGSLSAVNSILQPVAGPSIPVVTAGPGPQDASPQEAGQPEPGHPAVQEPADTQAVPATSTAQAPASDQAPASGQAHEHVSERRERAEGPEPAAALTADRLLNRTAAAPVEGWRRWLFQATFGYVNLGDPDRIRIQRAMEHRIAMRLGERTRYVPVLSRKGGVGKTTVTTLLGMVLADLREDRVIAMDANPDRGTLSDRSPGRADFTARQLVKDRFTVNSFAQLSNYTARDGSRLDVLASDTDPMVAHAFDDADYRAVTDILGRYYSIVLTDSGTGMVHSVMKGTLEKADAVVLVSGGSVDEARLASETLSWLEAHGRQDLVAKATVVINMAAGDRTLVNIDEIEQHFLSRVKNVVRIPHDRHLAEGSRIQLSQLRPATRGAAVELAALVMDELQQA is encoded by the coding sequence ATGACGCAGACGAACACGCCCAAGCCCGCGCCGCGGCCTGACCGGAGTCCCGGTTCTGCAGTTTCGGCGCCGGACCCGGGCACAGACCGGATGAGCCCGGACCATTTGAGCCCGGACCATTTGAACGCAGACCAGACGAACAGCCCGCCGCCGGATGCGGCCACTCTGGCGGCCGCGGCCGCAGCTGAAAGCGCGGCCCCCGCGTTAGCCGTAGACGAGGGCGCTGTCGACGACGACGCCATTCGCGCGGACGGCATGCGTGCAGACTCGGTTCCGGCCGTTCCAAATTTTCCGCCGTCCGGTGAAATCAGCGTCGTGACCGTGTCCGACGCGCAGGACCGCACGTCTGCGGGGTCGCTGTCGGCCGTCAACAGCATTCTGCAGCCTGTTGCGGGACCATCGATTCCCGTTGTCACCGCCGGGCCCGGCCCGCAGGATGCCAGTCCGCAGGAGGCCGGCCAGCCGGAGCCGGGGCACCCCGCCGTGCAGGAACCCGCAGATACGCAAGCCGTGCCGGCGACTTCAACGGCGCAGGCACCCGCTTCAGATCAGGCACCCGCTTCAGGTCAGGCACACGAACACGTGAGCGAACGCCGGGAACGCGCCGAAGGGCCGGAGCCGGCAGCGGCGCTGACCGCCGACCGCCTGCTGAACAGAACGGCAGCCGCGCCCGTCGAGGGCTGGCGCCGGTGGCTGTTCCAGGCGACTTTTGGCTACGTGAACCTGGGCGATCCGGACCGGATCCGGATCCAGCGGGCCATGGAGCACCGGATCGCCATGCGCCTGGGGGAGCGGACGCGGTACGTGCCGGTCCTCTCCCGCAAGGGCGGCGTCGGAAAGACCACGGTCACCACCCTGCTGGGCATGGTGCTCGCGGACCTGCGCGAGGACCGCGTCATCGCCATGGACGCCAATCCGGACCGCGGAACCCTGTCAGACCGTTCTCCCGGCCGGGCGGACTTCACGGCACGCCAGCTGGTCAAGGACAGGTTCACGGTCAATTCCTTCGCGCAGCTGTCCAATTACACGGCCCGCGACGGCTCGCGGCTCGACGTCCTGGCCTCGGACACCGATCCCATGGTGGCGCACGCATTCGACGACGCCGACTACCGGGCCGTCACTGACATCCTCGGCCGGTACTACTCAATCGTCCTGACAGATTCCGGCACCGGCATGGTGCACTCCGTCATGAAGGGCACCCTCGAAAAGGCCGACGCCGTGGTCCTCGTCTCGGGCGGCAGTGTGGATGAAGCGCGGCTGGCCTCGGAGACATTGTCGTGGCTGGAAGCCCACGGCCGCCAGGACCTCGTGGCCAAGGCCACGGTGGTCATTAACATGGCGGCGGGCGACCGGACACTGGTCAACATAGATGAGATCGAGCAGCACTTCCTGTCCCGGGTCAAGAATGTGGTCCGGATTCCGCACGACCGGCATCTTGCGGAGGGATCCCGGATCCAGCTGAGCCAGCTCCGGCCCGCAACGCGTGGTGCCGCCGTCGAGCTTGCCGCTTTGGTGATGGACGAACTCCAGCAGGCCTGA
- a CDS encoding carboxylesterase, whose product MTESSARTTPAAFSYPGHGPNARIGIAICHGFTGSPLSILPWAEFLAGRGFAVSVPLLPGHGTSWQDLARTGWRDWHSTFEEAYLDLAATTDDCYVAGLSMGGAVALLTAARQKVSGVAVVNPGLSFYDRRVRIIGLLKYFQRTTLPIEEESPTSARTDDGDYSVTPLAAVHQLKRLFAAAVRGLPRVTAPVLVFKSRNDIVVPPTSLALIRRRLGSPVLDVVALENSGHVATLDVDAAEIFEASARFFQVHARSTIPSEKSCA is encoded by the coding sequence ATGACAGAAAGCAGCGCCCGGACTACGCCCGCCGCTTTCAGCTACCCGGGCCACGGACCCAATGCGCGGATCGGAATCGCCATTTGCCACGGCTTCACCGGCAGCCCGTTGAGCATCCTGCCGTGGGCCGAGTTCCTTGCCGGCCGCGGCTTCGCCGTATCGGTGCCGCTGCTCCCGGGGCATGGAACCAGCTGGCAGGACCTGGCCCGCACGGGGTGGCGGGACTGGCACAGCACCTTTGAAGAGGCGTACCTGGACCTCGCCGCCACGACGGACGATTGCTACGTGGCCGGGCTGTCCATGGGTGGCGCCGTCGCGCTGCTGACCGCGGCCCGCCAGAAGGTGTCCGGTGTGGCGGTGGTGAATCCGGGCCTGAGCTTCTACGACCGCCGCGTCCGGATCATCGGCCTCCTCAAGTACTTCCAGCGGACCACACTTCCCATCGAGGAAGAGAGCCCGACGTCGGCCCGCACCGACGACGGCGATTACTCCGTGACCCCGCTGGCTGCCGTCCATCAGCTGAAGCGGCTCTTCGCCGCCGCCGTCCGCGGACTTCCGCGCGTCACGGCGCCGGTCCTGGTCTTCAAGTCGCGGAACGACATCGTGGTGCCGCCGACGTCCCTGGCGCTTATCCGGAGGCGGCTCGGGTCGCCCGTCCTGGACGTCGTCGCGCTGGAAAACAGCGGGCACGTGGCAACCCTTGATGTGGATGCCGCGGAAATTTTCGAAGCCTCGGCGCGGTTCTTCCAGGTGCACGCGCGAAGCACCATACCGTCGGAGAAGTCATGCGCATAG
- a CDS encoding ROK family glucokinase translates to MLRQQLRLRRRGLAIGIDIGGTKVAAGVVDADGRILREARRSTPGSDPRAVEQVIVELVDELSRGSRIRSVGIGAAGWMDLDGGTVLFSPHLAWRNEPLRENLQRLLRRPVMLVNDADAAAWAEWRFGAGQGQDRLVCITLGTGIGGAMVMDGRVERGRFGVAGEFGHQIIMPGGHRCECGNRGCWEQYASGNALGREARELALANSPVAQELLKAVDGQADRITGATVTELAISGDAASRELLEDVGDWLGLGLANLAAALDPGKFVIGGGLCAAGELLVAPARKAFARNLTGRGFRPAAEIDLAALGPNAGLIGAADLSRVSSRTHV, encoded by the coding sequence ATGCTGCGGCAACAGCTTCGGCTGCGGCGCCGGGGACTGGCCATCGGCATCGACATCGGCGGCACCAAGGTGGCGGCCGGCGTTGTTGACGCAGACGGAAGGATTCTCCGCGAAGCCCGGCGTTCCACTCCCGGAAGCGATCCCCGCGCCGTGGAGCAGGTCATCGTGGAGCTGGTGGATGAGCTGAGCCGTGGTTCCCGCATCAGGTCGGTGGGCATCGGCGCAGCCGGCTGGATGGACCTCGACGGCGGCACCGTCCTTTTCAGCCCGCACCTCGCCTGGCGCAACGAGCCGCTGAGGGAAAACCTCCAGCGCCTGCTGCGCCGTCCGGTCATGCTGGTCAACGATGCCGACGCCGCGGCGTGGGCGGAATGGCGCTTCGGCGCCGGGCAGGGCCAGGACCGCCTGGTGTGCATCACGCTGGGGACCGGCATCGGGGGTGCCATGGTGATGGACGGGCGCGTGGAACGCGGCAGGTTCGGCGTCGCGGGCGAGTTCGGGCATCAGATCATCATGCCCGGCGGCCACCGGTGTGAATGCGGCAACCGCGGCTGCTGGGAACAGTACGCCTCCGGCAACGCGCTGGGCAGGGAGGCCCGGGAACTGGCGTTGGCCAACTCCCCGGTAGCCCAGGAACTCCTGAAGGCAGTGGACGGCCAGGCGGACCGCATTACCGGCGCCACCGTCACCGAGCTGGCCATCTCCGGCGACGCTGCGTCGAGGGAGCTGCTGGAGGACGTGGGGGACTGGCTGGGACTGGGCCTGGCGAACCTTGCCGCCGCCCTTGACCCGGGAAAATTCGTGATCGGCGGCGGGCTCTGTGCCGCCGGAGAGCTGCTCGTGGCACCGGCGCGCAAGGCCTTTGCCCGGAACCTGACCGGGCGCGGGTTCCGGCCCGCCGCGGAAATCGACCTCGCCGCCCTCGGGCCGAATGCAGGACTCATCGGTGCCGCGGATCTGTCCCGCGTGAGCAGCCGAACGCACGTCTGA
- a CDS encoding long-chain fatty acid--CoA ligase, translated as MREFIVPPLANVPRDTNITDLVLRQASKASNPALFSRLDSAGQWQDISATEFLADVSALAKGLIASGVGAGDRVGIMSRTRYEWALIDFAIWFAGAVSVPIYETSSPSQVAWNLGDSGAVAAFGESAHHENIIRQAAASEGLTALAHVWQLEGSGLDAVRAAGTGVSDDDLEARRRAAGLSDLATIIYTSGTTGRPKGCELTHGNFVELSENALATSLRQIVNQQARTIMFLPLAHVFARFISVLSVAAGVTVAHTPDIKHLLPDLQSYQPTFILAVPRVFEKVYNSALTKAEDGGKGAIFHKAADTAIAYSRARQNGSVGLGLKIKHAIFDRLVYSKLRAAMGGQVAHAVSGGGPLGERLGHFFQGIGMQILEGYGLTETTAPISVNTPERIKIGTVGAPIPGNTVKIADDGEILIKGTCVMRGYYNRDDLTAEAFVDGWFRTGDIGQLDDDGFLTITGRKKEIIVTAGGKNVVPAQLEDQIRADALVSQVLVVGDNRPFIGALVTLDEEALPGWLQRHGLPAEITVTDAGGNAVVKAAVQELISHANQSVSQAEAIKAFRIVPSDFTEASGHLTPSMKVKRAQVMKDFEDVIDEMYKSPKPTPA; from the coding sequence GTGCGCGAATTCATCGTTCCGCCCCTGGCAAACGTCCCACGGGACACCAACATCACGGACCTTGTGCTGCGCCAAGCCTCGAAGGCCTCGAATCCCGCCCTGTTTTCGCGGCTGGATTCCGCCGGCCAGTGGCAGGACATCTCGGCCACCGAGTTCCTCGCGGACGTCTCCGCCCTGGCCAAGGGCCTCATCGCCAGCGGCGTCGGCGCGGGTGACCGTGTGGGCATCATGTCCCGGACGCGCTATGAGTGGGCGTTGATCGACTTCGCCATCTGGTTCGCGGGCGCCGTCTCCGTGCCCATCTATGAGACGTCCTCGCCCTCGCAGGTCGCCTGGAACCTGGGCGACTCCGGCGCGGTGGCGGCTTTCGGCGAGTCTGCCCATCACGAGAACATCATCCGGCAGGCCGCAGCGTCCGAAGGGCTCACCGCGCTGGCCCACGTGTGGCAGCTTGAAGGCAGCGGCCTCGATGCGGTCCGTGCGGCCGGAACCGGCGTCAGCGACGACGACCTGGAAGCACGGCGGAGGGCCGCCGGGCTCAGTGACCTCGCCACCATCATCTACACCTCGGGAACGACGGGCCGGCCCAAGGGCTGTGAACTGACCCACGGCAACTTTGTGGAACTGTCCGAAAACGCCCTGGCCACATCGCTGCGCCAGATCGTCAATCAGCAGGCCAGGACCATCATGTTCCTCCCCCTGGCGCATGTCTTTGCACGGTTCATTTCCGTCCTGTCCGTTGCGGCCGGTGTCACCGTGGCCCACACGCCCGACATCAAGCACCTGCTGCCCGATCTGCAGAGCTACCAGCCCACCTTCATCCTCGCCGTGCCCCGGGTGTTCGAAAAGGTGTACAACTCGGCCCTCACCAAGGCAGAGGACGGCGGCAAGGGAGCAATCTTCCACAAGGCCGCGGATACTGCCATCGCCTATTCCCGCGCCAGGCAGAACGGCAGCGTCGGACTCGGCCTCAAAATCAAGCACGCGATCTTCGACAGGCTCGTCTACAGCAAGCTCCGCGCGGCCATGGGCGGCCAGGTGGCCCATGCCGTATCCGGCGGAGGCCCGCTGGGCGAACGGCTGGGCCACTTTTTCCAGGGAATCGGCATGCAGATCCTGGAAGGCTACGGCCTCACCGAGACCACGGCGCCCATCAGTGTCAACACGCCCGAACGGATCAAAATCGGGACGGTCGGCGCGCCGATTCCCGGCAACACCGTCAAGATTGCCGACGACGGGGAAATCCTCATCAAGGGCACGTGCGTCATGCGCGGCTACTACAACCGTGATGACCTGACTGCGGAGGCATTCGTGGACGGCTGGTTCCGCACCGGGGACATCGGCCAGCTCGACGACGACGGCTTCCTGACCATTACCGGCCGGAAAAAGGAAATCATCGTGACGGCCGGCGGCAAGAACGTGGTGCCCGCCCAGCTCGAGGACCAGATCCGGGCGGACGCCCTGGTCTCGCAGGTGCTCGTGGTGGGCGACAACCGCCCGTTCATCGGCGCACTGGTGACGCTCGATGAGGAAGCCCTTCCCGGGTGGCTGCAGCGCCACGGACTGCCCGCGGAGATCACGGTCACCGACGCGGGCGGCAACGCCGTGGTCAAGGCCGCGGTGCAGGAGCTGATCAGCCATGCGAACCAGTCCGTATCGCAGGCGGAGGCCATCAAGGCATTCAGGATCGTGCCCAGCGACTTCACGGAAGCGTCCGGTCACTTGACACCGTCCATGAAGGTCAAGCGGGCGCAGGTCATGAAGGACTTCGAGGACGTGATTGACGAGATGTACAAGTCGCCGAAGCCCACCCCGGCCTAG